TGCATTGCTAGAGCTTTCAACGCACGAATTGATCGACGTAATCTTCGCCTAGACCAGTCTCGGCAAAATGCCGGCGGCACATCTCCAACTTGGTATGCACATCATCGTGCCCGCAGGGTTGCCCGTCTTCTGTGTAGTAGATGAGAGCGCCGCAGACGTGAAAGAGCGTGATCATTTCTTCGGTATCATTATCGACGACCAGCGTGTGAACCTCGCCTGGCGGCTCGAAAACGTACATACCCTCGCGCGCGATCCATTCGTGCTCTAGATAACGCCACGATCCCTTCAGGACAAAACCGTGCACCGGGGCGGGATGGCGATGACGGCTCAACACTCCGCTGCGCCGCACACGGAGCAGATTCACCCATTCGCCGTTCACTGTGTTCAACAGAAGTGGCCGGAACCACACACCTTTGGCCTGAGGAACCCACAATCGTTCGTCTTCGGGAATTGCCGTGATGACCAGATCGGAGATCATGCGGCTGGCGGCCATAGCAGAGACGTTCATGATAAGATCCTGGCAGGGACCAGCGGGGCATTTGAGACTTAGGTCTTACTCGATCTGTTGCTGCTCGACATCGCCCCAGTCGCGCAGGCGGCGCTGCAAGGTGCGAACCGAAATCCCCAGCGCCTCGGCCGCACGGGTGCGATTGCCATCGTGCCGCCGCAACGTATCGAGAATCGCT
Above is a window of Anatilimnocola aggregata DNA encoding:
- a CDS encoding 2,4'-dihydroxyacetophenone dioxygenase family protein, which produces MNVSAMAASRMISDLVITAIPEDERLWVPQAKGVWFRPLLLNTVNGEWVNLLRVRRSGVLSRHRHPAPVHGFVLKGSWRYLEHEWIAREGMYVFEPPGEVHTLVVDNDTEEMITLFHVCGALIYYTEDGQPCGHDDVHTKLEMCRRHFAETGLGEDYVDQFVR